From a single Pseudorasbora parva isolate DD20220531a chromosome 17, ASM2467924v1, whole genome shotgun sequence genomic region:
- the zfyve26 gene encoding zinc finger FYVE domain-containing protein 26 isoform X3, with translation MHPFGHEEETSRRELFGFFTRCLRRGEWELAAACVCQLGDERGDDPQSPRDIVKAIVTHPYLLGWETVGSPHRLAWYWLQVLEKQTKIKVSGSVKRELEFLLLLEELEDIPQSVLKELHEDFLYSEEVKGKIPGDSTPPLSAAVLSCFRSLLTRQQPRLCHSLISFLQHADRSRDHVLQDVFIQHLTVRVSEPVEERDEKWVEQVCAVLALAPWGSERSGAELETLWKGLWSAREGLMTEERILGCLLRPQDQALLTAYCSTALRLLKEKLLGEAPHTHVDLPDLERVMLGLCCHGDKRLVWKAIYFECLSSGKHFLEQVLLTGLDLIKREEFSKLETLLQTEFQPLSRLLLLLGWMHCQSLDSAKTLLKVLHHQQPQTTDSVLSELACTLSSQLAVLEWCDQNNPGISHDSLLSHLHMLDHHSALYVLHCLTPLAKYEEHRVLELLQSTGDPSLVESPNCSVQRNITLFRGFCAMKYALYAICVNAHMHTGCLDCVPQHKQQTEAGQGEVPAEGCSDLLQHYLSECQLYLEAVPALFRLELLENIFSLLFLSDTDFSPQTDQASTGTQTDTERITNSTKGVSMTESNLKVENVGKMEGLKEEVQYGESEQRNPELGHLTSGCRGFLVDLSVMERILRLVREGLEGVCGVGQEDGRALAGDLELAESLGCSVTVETFSTRLQRLSKYTAEAQWRLQIVTSNHGNGNDGLYLPSPLPSPALPLKRQGSSSSNSGVRRKRKNHRHRSERHVSSERQNGEVSTSTSDGGVCAGASCHGSEACPCGGPHSWLVPAMLSPPESLLIACIRRGNYIEAQQVIAMYGLENSECAGELVFMDRYREVLNELAQVEQKIESQSLSSSSSSSEGLGTLGVASGSRTRMGSSSRLTLKSIGSAAAAGIAFYSISDVADRLLSTPSRPIPCLEDSYWLSQCSLDSPDLVRPLVEELSPAAMAAFDLACCQCQLWKTSRQLLETAERRLSGFLEARGVRVDAKVPHAIGIRGFPSVLQQISKVLNRTSVSKGTSKTDSNGEENAVYSPFGCSAQEVLLSCHLTLTEESIASRLNLYQRLEVTLQTLTSATNTSDALVGSSLLTALAEQAGLRQSELDSHPVRTAMKQLLHFLDQLCLFEPDSAPGRPDYIRSFFDYVNVLASVLVRSMWSEDQSMEVKLGNPLLLLLQSPSQLLSLLVFDRQVSPDRVLSLLQQEQLNLSVQQVVVQRCCETLPLWDSRATTFSQVQPSITGLSGGAFCPASIASIFQQHAQECVPSLDLSDLATTSDPSSESEVSVEDTSATSTSLSTSPPSPPSCPPSSFLLTPSALSFLKSRSPLVAALACLSASRGGVIRATSSGWSGLPSYFRGSGRKEAVLDGDQISREGEALLKNFPILRMYLRSMAEPVLGVSLEAEQGLGMALCGKPVVGMLFSGLQGNVAQAMAADAFQQSLNSSDLNRALELLELYAQPCSQEGALRDKLLACAALQESSNVEQLFRVRDWELRGRVVLQGLDRWPLQHCLELLQFCLSDQNTQDPLREQIQQRKQELDMYQRMLSLQPPLPCETWQELREESTKNPDSVFSLMLEAREFELCGQWVQLYSVSDQSRMQLQTEHLLYLLEQNHTEDAFQLLEALSDSMGLEVSEQALDRRPGLAACHFLSDYLTLHFQSQMTLARRRHIHALHLGSKVLLTLPEASRQDYFSLLSDPLLMLEQLLMNLKVDWATVAISTLRSLLPAQDAGITNQHIDTLLADYARKALDFPYAPREWSRSDSVISLQDAFLQCPAQESCPPSPSHTPPPSTGSTPMHTPSSERRPSGKKIRQLATPFTPPEKTPDRKDWIPDHKQHICMVCQRERFTMFNRRHHCRRCGRLVCHSCSSRKMAIEGSEEPVRVCDQCYNFFHTDSDEELDQEEVAGSPASIDGVLNGVLSLPEVPRKQYRLSPNPAENQQLKSEFYYEQAPSASLCVAILTLHSDHAACGEQLIGQCRLLSRKLTNPEVDARLLTDVMRQLLFSAKLMFVNAGCTQEPALCDSYISKVDVLKILVSANYKYIPSLDDIQETTAVTRLRNQLLEAEHYQLAVEVSTKSGLDPSGVWQAWGMASLKAGSLSGAREKFARCLKAPVDRNQLNHGVRLLQEIVQHLESTVKPTLSTTVDEDILASLRELEEALSDSAPLDCAESKVQRSGYYQECLFYLLTYGTHLSLISFYLRHDCLRDALTHIHSKKCSEDVFLEGIFQPCLERGRLGTLQGLLETLDPTLETWGCYLLSACQLLQRRGHYHSLYQLQQFMMDHVRAAMTCIRFFSHGAKSYLQLGEQQRWLIRAKEHLRTYLQEQQSRRKSHSSSFRKKMSSTDVSRHVHTIELQLEVTRFLHRCESSPSKTAVGPVPTGNSGPPTLFGNSPMKVDVACKVMLGGKNIEEGFGIAYRVIQDFQLEALAVYIRVGQRLIRQRQYSSVRQVLKCVGESGTGSKQDCDAIVLSCVSVADKSPADAKELETLILECKSSENKIKAYLQCSKLRAAYLQAVKLELVKAAPLVQDVMRAAESSGDSVMHNICRQWLSEHQEQSSRQQHGSNR, from the exons GAGCTACATGAAGACTTCCTGTACTCTGAGGAAGTAAAGGGAAAGATTCCAGGCGATTCTACTCCTCCACTGAGTGCTGCTGTTCTATCCTGCTTCCGTTCTCTTTTAACCCGCCAGCAGCCGCGGCTCTGCCACTCTCTCATCAGCTTCCTTCAGCATGCGGACCGCTCCAGAGACCATGTCTTACAGGACGTCTTCATCCAGCACCTCactgtgagagtgagtgagccTGTGGAGGAGAGGGATGAGAAATGGGTGGAGCAGGTGTGTGCAGTGCTGGCCTTGGCACCATGGGGGTCAGAGAGGTCAGGTGCTGAGCTAGAGACCCTGTGGAAGGGATTGTGGTCAGCTAGAGAAGGGCTCATGACGGAGGAGAGGATTCTGGGATGTCTACTGAGGCCGCAGGACCAAGCTCTATTGACTGCATACTGCTCCACAGCACTCAGACTGCTCAAAGAGAAACTACTGGGAGAGGCACCACACACACATG TCGACTTGCCTGATCTGGAAAGGGTCATGCTTGGCCTGTGCTGTCATGGCGACAAGCGTTTGGTGTGGAAAGCCATTTACTTTGAGTGTTTGAGCAGTGGAAAGCACTTTCTTGAGCAGGTCTTG CTTACCGGTTTAGATCTCATTAAGAGGGAGGAATTCTCCAAACTGGAAACACTATTGCAGACTGAGTTTCAGCCTTTGTCCCGCCTCTTGTTGTTGCTGGGCTGGATGCATTGTCAAAGCCTGGATTCTGCCAAGACCCTTCTTAAAGTCCTGCATCACCAACAG CCCCAGACCACTGATTCAGTATTGAGTGAGTTAGCCTGCACTCTGTCCTCTCAACTTGCTGTGCTGGAATGGTGCGATCAGAACAATCC AGGGATATCCCATGATTCCTTGCTGAGTCACTTACACATGCTGGACCATCACTCTGCCTTGTATGTTCTGCACTGCCTGACACCGTTGGCCAAGTATGAGGAGCACAGAGTGCTTGAGCTACTGCAAAGCACAG GAGATCCTTCATTAGTGGAATCACCCAACTGCTCTGTCCAGCGAAACATTACTCTGTTTCGAGGTTTCTGTGCCATGAAGTATGCTTTGTATGCCATCTGTGTGAACGCACACATGCACACCGGCTGCCTGgactgtgtgcctcagcataAGCAGCAGACAGAGGCGGGGCAGGGGGAGGTGCCAGCTGAAG GATGCTCTGATTTGTTACAGCACTACCTATCGGAATGTCAGCTGTACCTAGAAGCTGTTCCAGCATTATTCCGTTTGGAGCTCTTGGAGAACATTTTCTCCCTCCTCTTCCTGTCCGACACTGACTTCAGCCCACAAACAGATCAGGCTAGCACAGGCACCCAGACAGACACTGAAAGAATTACAAACAGTACCAAAGGTGTGAGTATGACAGAGAGCAACTTAAAAGTAGAAAATGTTGGCAAGATGGAAGGATTGAAGGAAGAGGTCCAGTATGGAGAGTCTGAGCAGAGAAACCCTGAACTGGGCCATCTGACATCAGGGTGTCGGGGTTTTCTGGTGGATCTGAGTGTGATGGAGCGCATTCTACGGCTGGTGAGGGAGGGCTTGGAGGGTGTGTGTGGGGTTGGGCAGGAGGACGGCAGGGCGCTTGCGGGTGATCTGGAGTTGGCAGAGAGTCTTGGATGTTCCGTTACCGTGGAAACGTTCAGCACCCGGTTACAGAGATTGTCTAAATACACAGCAGAGGCTCAATGGAGACTGCAGATTGTTACTAGTAACCATGGCAATGGGAATG ATGGCTTGTACCTCCCATCTCCTCTCCCCAGTCCAGCACTTCCTCTGAAACGCCAGggtagcagcagcagcaattcAGGTGTTCGGAGGAAGAGAAAAAACCACCGGCATCGCTCTGAACGTCATGTGTCATCCGAAAGACAGAATGGGGAGGTCAGCACTAGTACCTCAG ATGGTGGTGTGTGTGCTGGTGCATCGTGCCACGGAAGTGAAGCGTGTCCGTGTGGTGGACCTCACAGCTGGCTTGTTCCTGCGATGCTCTCCCCTCCTGAGTCCCTCCTCATCGCATGCATACGCAGAGGCAACTACATAGAGGCCCAGCAA GTGATTGCAATGTACGGTTTGGAGAACTCTGAGTGTGCAGGTGAACTGGTCTTTATGGACCGGTACCGGGAGGTTCTGAACGAGCTGGCTCAGGTGGAACAGAAGATAGAGAGCCAGTCACTTTCTTCATCATCCTCATCTTCAGAGGGTCTGGGCACCCTGGGTGTTGCTTCAGGGAGCAGGACCAGAATGGGCAGCAGCAGCAGATTAACACTCAAGAGTATTGGGAGTGCAGCAGCTGCAG GCATAGCTTTTTATTCCATTTCTGATGTGGCTGATCGTTTACTTAGTACCCCGAGCCGGCCGATACCTTGTCTAGAAGACAGCTACTGGCTCTCTCAGTGCTCTCTAGACTCCCCAGACCTTGTGCGACCACTGGTGGAAGAGTTGAGCCCTGCAGCTATGGCGGCCTTTGACCTCGCCTGCTGTCAGTGCCAACTGTGGAAAACTTCACGGCAACTGCTTGAGACTGCGGAGAGAAGACTCAGCGGCTTTCTGGAGGCCAGAG GTGTACGAGTTGATGCAAAGGTTCCTCACGCCATCGGTATTAGAGGCTTCCCTTCAGTACTGCAACAAATCAGCAAGGTCCTTAACAGAACCTCCGTCAGCAAAGGCACAAGTAAAACAG ACTCTAATGGGGAGGAGAATGCTGTTTACAGCCCCTTTGGCTGTAGCGCCCAAGAAGTGCTGCTGTCTTGTCATTTAACTCTAACAGAAGAGAGTATCGCCTCCCGTCTAAACCTGTATCAGCGCTTGGAGGTCACGCTTCAAACCCTGACCTCTGCCACCAACACCTCAG ACGCTCTAGTGGGGAGTTCTCTCCTGACAGCGCTGGCTGAACAGGCTGGTCTCAGGCAGTCTGAACTGGATTCCCACCCGGTACGAACTGCTATGAAACAACTCCTACACTTTCTTGACCAGCTCTGCCTGTTTGAGCCTGACAGCGCCCCTGGCAGACCAGATTACATACGCAGCTTCTTTGATTACGTCAACGTGCTGGCTTCAGTACTCGTGCGCAGTATGTGGTCAGAGG ATCAATCCATGGAGGTGAAACTGGGAAATCCTCTTTTACTGTTGCTTCAGTCGCCTAGCCAGCTTCTCTCTCTCCTTGTGTTTGACAGACAGGTGTCACCTGACAG GGTTCTTTCTCTCTTGCAGCAGGAGCAGTTGAATTTAAGTGTGCAACAAGTTGTAGTTCAGCGCTGCTGTGAAACTCTCCCTCTCTGGGATTCTAGAGCTACGACCTTTTCTCAGGTGCAACCGAGCATCACAGGGCTCAGCGGTGGAGCGTTCTGCCCGGCCAGCATTGCCTCAATTTTCCAGCAGCATGCTCAGGAGTGTGTCCCTTCCCTCGACCTCTCTGACCTTGCCACAACCTCTGACCCCAGCTCTGAGTCTGAGGTCTCAGTGGAGGACACATCTGCTACATCCACCAGCCTCTCCACCTCTCCGCCCTCACcgccttcatgtcctccttcttCTTTTCTCCTCACTCCATCTGCGCTGTCTTTTCTGAAATCCCGTTCCCCTCTTGTTGCCGCCCTGGCCTGCCTCAGCGCCAGTCGGGGTGGGGTGATTCGGGCAACTTCCTCCGGCTGGTCAGGCTTGCCTTCATATTTTCGTGGATCTGGGCGTAAAGAGGCAGTTTTGGACGGAGACCAGATCTCAAGAGAAGGCGAAGCCCTGCTTAAAAACTTCCCTATCCTGAGAATGTACTTGCGGTCCATGGCTGAGCCAGTTCTGGGGGTCTCGTTGGAAGCAGAACAAGGTCTTGGGATGGCTCTTTGTGGGAAGCCCGTGGTGGGAATGCTGTTTTCTGGCCTGCAGGGCAATGTAGCGCAAGCAATGGCTGCTGACGCATTCCAGCAATCCCTAAACAGTAGCGATCTGAACAGAGCCTTAGAGCTCCTAGAGCTTTATGCACAACCCTGCAGCCAGGAGGGGGCCCTCCGGGACAAACTACTAGCATGCGCTGCTCTGCAAG AAAGCAGCAATGTGGAGCAGTTGTTTCGTGTAAGGGACTGGGAGCTGCGTGGACGTGTGGTTCTGCAGGGTTTGGACCGCTGGCCTTTACAACACTGTTTAGAGTTGCTGCAATTCTGTCTCAGTGACCAGAACACCCAGGATCCTCTACGAGAGCAGATTCAGCAGAGGAAACAGGAGCTGGACATGTACCAGCGG ATGCTGAGTTTGCAGCCACCGTTGCCATGCGAGACGTGGCAGGAGTTGAGGGAGGAGTCTACAAAGAATCCTGATTCTGTATTCAGTCTAATGTTGGAGGCCAGG GAGTTTGAGTTGTGTGGCCAGTGGGTGCAGCTGTATTCAGTTTCTGATCAGTCTCGAATGCAGCTACAGACTGAACACCTGCTATACCTCCTAGAACAGAATCACACAGAAGATGCTTTCcag CTTTTAGAAGCTCTTTCTGATTCGATGGGTTTGGAGGTTAGCGAGCAAGCCCTGGATCGAAGACCTGGATTGGCTGCCTGCCATTTCCTGTCAGATTACCTCACCCTTCACTTCCAGAGTCAGATGACCCTTGCTCGGAGACGCCACATCCATGCCCTGCACCTTGGGTCAAAG GTTCTGCTGACTTTGCCGGAAGCATCTCGTCAGGATTATTTTTCCCTGCTGTCTGATCCGCTTCTCATGCTGGAGCAGTTACTGATGAATCTGAAGGTAGACTGGGCCACTGTTGCCATCAGCACTCTACGGAGCCTTCTGCCGGCTCAGGACGCTGGCATCACCAACCAACACATTGACACCCTGCTGGCAGATTACGCCCGAAAGGCTCTTGATTTTCCTTATGCACCCAGAGAGTGGTCACGTTCTG ACTCTGTCATTAGTCTGCAGGATGCATTTCTGCAGTGTCCAGCCCAAGAGAGCTGCCCACCTTCTCCAAGCCACACCCCTCCTCCATCAACAG gcaGCACACCCATGCACACACCTTCCAGTGAGAGACGCCCCAGTGGGAAGAAGATCCGGCAGCTAGCCACACCTTTCACCCCTCCGGAGAAAACCCCTGACCGCAAGGACTGGATCCCAGACCACAAACAGCATATATGTATGGTCTGCCAGAGGGAGAGATTCACCATG TTTAACAGACGACACCATTGCAGACGCTGTGGCAGGCTGGTGTGTCATTCCTGCTCCAGCAGGAAGATGGCTATAGAGGGCTCTGAAGAGCCTGTCAGAGTCTGTGACCAATGCTACAACTTCTTCCACACAGA CTCAGATGAGGAGCTTGATCAGGAAGAAG TAGCTGGCAGCCCTGCATCCATTGATGGAGTCCTGAATGGGGTTCTCAGTCTGCCTGAGGTTCCAAGAAAGCAGTATCGCCTGAGTCCAAACCCAGCAGAGAACCAGCAGCTGAAGAGCGAGTTCTACTATGAACAG GCACCcagcgcatccctgtgtgtcgCTATACTGACTCTACACAGTGATCACGCAGCCTGCGGGGAGCAGTTGATTGGCCAGTGTCGCTTACTTTCTCGCAAACTGACCAATCCCGAGGTGGATGCGCGTCTGCTGACAGATGTGATGCGGCAGCTGCTGTTCAGTGCCAAACTTATGTTTGTAAACGCTGGATGCACCCAAGAGCCGGCACTCTGCGACAG CTACATCAGTAAAGTGGATGTGTTGAAGATCCTGGTCAGTGCAAACTACAAATACATTCCATCTCTGGACGATATTCAGGAAACAACTGCAGTGACGCGCCTGCGTAACCAGCTGCTAGAGGCCGAACACTACCAGCTGGCTGTGGAG GTGTCGACTAAGAGTGGACTGGACCCAAGCGGGGTTTGGCAGGCGTGGGGTATGGCTTCTTTGAAGGCTGGAAGTCTGAGCGGGGCAAGAGAGAAGTTTGCCCGCTGTCTGAAAGCACCAGTAGATCGGAACCAGCTAAACCATGGAGTGAGACTTCTGCAGGAGATCGTTCAGCACCTGGAGTCCACAGTCAAACCTACTCTAAGCACG ACAGTGGATGAGGACATCTTGGCCTCTTTGCGCGAGCTGGAAGAGGCTCTGTCTGATTCTGCTCCTCTAGATTGCGCAGAGAGCAAAGTTCAGCGGTCTGGCTACTATCAGGAGTGTCTGTTTTACCTGCTCACTTACGGCACACACTTAAGCCTCATCAGTTTTTACCTGCGCCACGACTGCCTGAGAGACGCACTAACCCACATACACAGCAAG AAGTGTTCAGAGGATGTGTTTCTGGAGGGCATCTTTCAGCCCTGTCTTGAACGTGGGCGATTGGGCACATTGCAGGGTCTGTTAGAAACTCTGGACCCCACACTGGAGACGTGGGGCTGTTACCTTCTTTCAGCCTGTCAGTTACTGCAGCGCAGGGGACACTATCACTCTCTCTATCAACTTCAGCAGTTCATGATG GATCACGTTCGTGCCGCTATGACATGCATCCGCTTCTTTTCACATGGTGCTAAGTCCTACCTGCAGCTGGGAGAACAGCAGCGCTGGCTGATCCGAGCCAAAGAGCACCTGAGAACTTACCTGCAGGAACAACAGAGCCGCAGGAAATCACACAGCTCCTCTTTCAGGAAGAAAATGAGCTCCACTGATGTCTCAAG ACATGTACACACAATCGAGCTGCAGTTGGAAGTGACACGCTTCTTACACCGCTGTGAAAGTTCACCATCCAAGACAGCTGTAGGCCCCGTCCCCACAGGGAACAGTGGCCCACCCACTCTGTTTGGAAACAGCCCCATGAAGGTGGACGTAGCCTGCAAG GTGATGCTGGGAGGCAAGAACATTGAGGAAGGTTTTGGCATCGCGTATCGAGTAATACAG GACTTTCAGCTGGAGGCACTGGCAGTGTACATAAGGGTTGGACAGCGCCTGATCCGACAGCGCCAGTACTCGTCTGTGCGGCAGGTTCTGAAGTGCGTAGGGGAGTCTGGAACAGGCTCTAAACAAGACTGTGATGCTATTGTGCTCAGCTGTGTCTCTGTGGCTGATAAGAGTCCTGCAGAT GCTAAAGAACTAGAGACCCTGATTCTGGAGTGTAAAAGTTCAGAAAACAAG ATAAAGGCATATCTCCAGTGCAGTAAGCTGCGGGCAGCGTATCTCCAGGCTGTGAAGCTTGAGCTTGTAAAGGCGGCTCCTTTAGTACAGGACGTGATGCGGGCTGCTGAAAGCTCAGGTGACTCCGTAATGCACAACATCTGTCGCCAATGGCTCTCGGAGCATCAGGAACAATCGTCACGGCAACAACACGGCAGTAACAGATAA